The Micrococcales bacterium genome includes a region encoding these proteins:
- a CDS encoding amidohydrolase has product MRAVWAYFDEAEANYGVPWPITYRWQDDARLAHLRAMGVLRFTALVYAHKPGMARWLNDWSLDFAAKVPDCLPTATFYPEVGAAGYVRDSLDRGARVFKVHVQVGDFDPRDRLLDPVWDLLAQARAPVVIHCGSAPLPGRFTGPGPIGEVARRFPELRLIVAHLGAGEFADFLQMCRSRPNTWLDTTMGLTDFMEEMTAYPRELLPSLREAAEQGKVLFGSDFPNIPYPVAHQVQVLMDRDLDMPQILWHAPAHLFGLQAPGA; this is encoded by the coding sequence ATGCGTGCGGTGTGGGCCTACTTCGACGAGGCGGAAGCCAACTACGGCGTGCCGTGGCCCATCACGTACCGCTGGCAGGACGACGCGCGGCTGGCGCACCTGCGGGCGATGGGGGTGCTGAGGTTCACCGCCCTGGTCTACGCGCACAAGCCGGGCATGGCTCGGTGGCTCAACGACTGGTCGTTGGACTTCGCTGCCAAGGTCCCGGACTGCCTGCCCACGGCGACGTTCTACCCGGAGGTGGGAGCTGCGGGGTACGTCCGGGACTCTCTGGATCGCGGCGCCCGGGTGTTCAAGGTCCACGTCCAGGTGGGTGACTTCGACCCCCGGGACCGGCTCCTCGACCCGGTGTGGGATCTCCTCGCGCAAGCCCGCGCCCCCGTGGTGATCCACTGCGGCTCCGCGCCGCTGCCCGGCCGCTTCACCGGTCCCGGACCCATCGGCGAGGTGGCCCGGCGGTTCCCCGAGCTGCGGCTGATTGTGGCCCATCTGGGGGCGGGGGAATTCGCCGACTTCCTCCAGATGTGCCGGAGCCGACCGAACACCTGGCTGGACACGACCATGGGGCTCACGGACTTCATGGAGGAGATGACTGCGTATCCGCGGGAGTTGCTGCCCTCCCTACGGGAGGCCGCTGAGCAGGGCAAGGTGCTGTTCGGTTCGGACTTCCCGAACATCCCGTACCCCGTCGCCCACCAGGTGCAGGTACTCATGGACCGCGACCTGGACATGCCGCAGAT